In the genome of Sander vitreus isolate 19-12246 chromosome 13, sanVit1, whole genome shotgun sequence, one region contains:
- the gusb gene encoding beta-glucuronidase, with product MPVPARLGMFRVLCLFAVFEAVCLLDTGMLFPRESSSREVKELNGRWDFRADKSPNRNQGFEKAWYKSRLAETGPVIDMPVPASYNDITQDPTLRDFIGWVWYEREVVVPARWIADEGTRVVLRVGSAHYYSVVWVNGVKVTEHNGGHLPFEAEIGSVIRKDPTQPCRITIAVNNTLTLDTLPPGNIQHMDDHTKYPDGFFVQNIYFDFFNYAGIHRSVLLYTTPKAYVDDITVVTDFFDNTGLVNYKVSVQGAATATLKATLMDKNGRCVASSSGPSGVLKVADVNLWWPYLMHETPAYLYSMEVRLMATDGRSAYEDVYTLPVGIRTVNVTSTQFLINNKPFYFHGVNKHEDSDIRGKGFDWPLIVKDFNLLKWLGANSFRTSHYPYAEEILQMCDRHGIVVIDECPGVGIKDIRSFGNASLTHHLAVMDELVSRDKNHASVVMWSVANEPAAEMPPADFYFKTLIKHTKALDPTRPVTFITDSNYARDRGAPYVDVICVNSYFSWYHDPGHLEVIPIQLKTQFENWYGKYQKPIIQSEYGADAVAGFHSDPPVMFSEEYQKAVLQSYHNVLDQKRKQYVIGELIWNFADFMTVQGITRVVGNKKGIFTRERQPKAAAFILKERYWRLANETGRLPVWTKYPCSF from the exons ATGCCCGTACCTGCAAGGCTCGGTATGTTTCGTGTTTTGTGCCTCTTTGCTGTGTTTGAAGCGGTATGTCTGCTGGACACCGGCATGCTCTTCCCCCGGGAGTCTTCCTCCAGAGAGGTGAAGGAGCTGAACGGGCGGTGGGACTTCAGGGCTGACAAGTCCCCAAACAGGAACCAGGGCTTCGAAAAGGCTTGGTACAAAAGTCGCCTGGCAGAG ACGGGCCCAGTGATTGACATGCCAGTTCCTGCCAGCTACAATGACATCACCCAGGACCCCACACTGAGAGATTTCATTGGCTGGGTGTGGTATGAGCGAGAGGTGGTGGTGCCTGCCCGCTGGATCGCCGATGAAGGAACAAGAGTGGTTCTCAGAGTGGGAAGTGCTCACTATTATTCAGTAGTG TGGGTGAACGGGGTGAAAGTGACAGAGCATAACGGTGGCCATCTTCCTTTTGAGGCTGAGATAGGCAGTGTAATCCGCAAGGACCCAACTCAGCCATGCAGGATCACTATCGCTGTCAACAACACTTTGACTCTGGACACTCTTCCTCCAGGAAATATCCAGCACATGGACGACCACACCAA GTATCCTGATGGTTTCTTTGTGCAAAACATCTACTTTGATTTCTTCAACTATGCTGGCATACATCGTTCTGTGTTGCTGTATACTACTCCTAAGGCTTATGTGGATGACATCACTGTGGTGACTGACTTCTTTGATAACACTG GTCTAGTCAACTACAAGGTGTCAGTCCAAGGTGCTGCCACAGCCACCCTGAAGGCCACTTTGATGGACAAAAATGGCCGCTGTGTGGCTTCCTCCAGCGGGCCATCTGGAGTGCTCAAAGTAGCAGATGTCAATCTGTGGTGGCCGTACTTGATGCATGAGACTCCAGCTTACCTTTACTCTATGGAG GTTCGCTTAATGGCAACCGATGGCAGATCCGCGTATGAGGATGTGTATACTCTACCAGTCGGCATCCGCACAGTCAACGTTACCAGCACACAGTTCCTCATCAACAACAAGCCCTTCTATTTCCATGGAGTCAATAAACATGAGGACTCTGAT ATTCGAGGTAAAGGCTTCGACTGGCCCCTTATTGTCAAGGACTTTAACCTATTGAAGTGGTTGGGGGCCAACTCATTCCGCACCAGCCACTACCCCTATGCTGAGGAGATCCTGCAGATGTGCGACCGCCATGGCATCGTGGTGATAGATGAGTGCCCGGGGGTGGGCATCAAAGACAT TCGCAGTTTTGGAAACGCCTCCCTGACCCATCACCTAGCTGTCATGGACGAGCTTGTAAGTCGGGACAAGAACCATGCGTCTGTGGTCATGTGGTCAGTAGCCAATGAGCCGGCTGCAGAGATGCCCCCTGCTGACTTCTATTTCAA GACCTTGATAAAACATACCAAAGCTCTGGATCCAACCCGACCTGTCACTTTCATTACAGACAGTAACTATGCCAGGGACAGAGGG GCTCCCTATGTGGATGTAATCTGTGTAAACAGTTACTTCTCCTGGTACCATGATCCAGGCCACCTGGAGGTCATCCCCATCCAGCTCAAAACTCAGTTTGAGAACTGGTATGGAAAGTACCAGAAACCCATCATCCAGAGTGAATATGGAGCAGATGCAGTGGCAGGGTTTCACAGT GATCCACCCGTGATGTTTTCTGAGGAGTACCAGAAGGCAGTCCTGCAGAGCTACCACAACGTGTTGGACCAGAAGAGGAAGCAGTATGTCATTGGTGAACTCATCTGGAACTTTGCCGACTTCATGACTGTACAAG GGATCACACGAGTGGTGGGGAACAAGAAGGGTATTTTCACCAGGGAAAGGCAGCCCAAAGCAGCAGCATTCATCCTGAAAGAGAGGTACTGGAGACTGGCAAATGAAACGGGCAGACTACCTGTTTGGACCAAGTACCCCTGCTCATTCTGA